GAGGTGATGGACAACGTGGTGCTCGACGGGATAGAAATCCGTCGGGAACTGCCCTCGCTGTTCATCGCCAACGGTGGCTGCCACCGCGACACGGCGGTGGTGGCGCTCACCCACGACCCGAAGATCGACGACCTGGCCATGCTCGAAGCGGTACACACCGAAGCGTTCTACATTGGCGTGATGGGCTCGCGGGCCACCTCGCAAAAGCGCCGTGAACGTCTGCGCCGTATCGGCGGGCTCGGCGATGCCGAGATGGCGCGCATCCATGCCCCCATCGGTCTCAACCTGGGCAGCAAGACGCCGGCGGAGATCGCCCTGGCGGTGCTCGCCGATATCTTGCGCACCCGTAGCGGCATCGCCCGCGAGGCCTTGTGAGCATCGTCGCGCTGGTGTTGGCGGCCGGCCAGGGGTCGCGTTTCGGCGCGGACAAGCGCCGGGCCGTGCTGGGTGATGGTCGTAGTCTTTTGCAGCACAGTGTCGAGCACGCCCTGGAGGCGTTCGACGACGTGCGCGTGGTGCTGCGCGCTGGCGAGCGGGGCGAGGACCTGGGGTTGCCGGCGGACTGCCGGATCATCCATAGCCTCGATGCCGGGCTGGGCATGGGCCATAGCCTGGCGGCGGGCGCCGCCTCGCTGGATGACAGCGAGGCACAGGCGGTCGCCATCCTGTTGGGGGACATGCCATGGATCCTGACCGCGACCTTACGGCGGTTGGTCGAAACCGCTGGCCCTGCGGTCATCGTGGTGCCGCGTCATCAGGGGCAGAATGGGCATCCGGTGCTGTTCGGGCGCAACTACTGGCCTGAACTCGCACTGATGACCGGTGATGAGGGCGCGCGTTCGGTGCTGCAACGGCATCGGCAACAGTTGCGGTTGGTCGAGGTAGACGACGCAGGGGTATTGCGCGACGTCGATACGCCCGCCGCGCTCGGCTAGACTGCCCGGAGTTCATTCGCAGCCTTTTCGCGACACAAGGCCGTTCCAGGGACCGCGCGGTCTGATGTACCGATGCCACAGGCAGCCGTTGAGGGAAAACCCTCATTGCCGCTGATCCGGTGGCCTCCTAGCATGGATCCGGTCAACCCCCCAGGCACAGGAGCACAATCATGACCAACAGCAGCGACGACAAACGCCCGACCCCCGATCCGGCCGAGGACAACGCCTTTTTCCCCTCGCCGTATTCCCTCAGCCAGTTCACCTCGCCCAAGTCCGACCTCAGCGGCGCCGACTACCCCGACGCCTACAAGGGCGGACGCTGGAAAATCCTCTTGATCGGTGCCGACGAGCGCTACCTGCTCACCGACAACGGCACGCTGTTCTCCACCGGCAACCATCCCGTGGAAACCCTGCTACCCATGTATCATCTGGACAAGGCCGGCTTCGCCTTCGATGTCGCGACCTTGTCGGGCAACCCGGTCAAGTTCGAATACTGGGCCATGCCTCGCGAGGACCAGCAGGTGCTCGGCCTGTTCGAGCGCTACAAGCCCGCCTTCAAGCAGCCGCGCAAGCTCGCCGAGGTAATCGACAGTGCCCTGGGTGACGACTCGGACTACATCGGGGTGTTCATTCCCGGCGGTCACGGCGCGTTGATCGGCCTGCCGGAAAGCGAAGAAGTCGCCCAAGTGCTGAAATGGGCGGCGGACCACGACAAGTTCGTCATCACCCTGTGCCACGGTCCGGCGGCGCTGCTGGCCGGCGGCAAACTGTTCGATGGCTACAAGATCTGCGCCTTCCCCGATGAGCTGGACGCCAAGACCCCGGACATCGGCTACATGCCCGGCCACCTGACCTGGAAGTTCGGCGAGCGCCTGCAGGCCCAGGGCGTCGAGATCGTCAACGACGGCATCTCCGGCGCCGTCCACCAGGACCGCCGACTGCTCACCGGCGACAGCCCGCTGGCCGGCAACGCCTTGGGCAAGCTGGCTGCCGCGGCCTTGCTCAAGGCGACCAACGGCGGGTGAACGGCATGCCGTTCGACGAGGTGGTACAGGCGGTCCGGCAGATCGAGCAGGCCACCACCCTGGCGAC
This window of the Pseudomonas mosselii genome carries:
- a CDS encoding nucleotidyltransferase family protein, whose translation is MSIVALVLAAGQGSRFGADKRRAVLGDGRSLLQHSVEHALEAFDDVRVVLRAGERGEDLGLPADCRIIHSLDAGLGMGHSLAAGAASLDDSEAQAVAILLGDMPWILTATLRRLVETAGPAVIVVPRHQGQNGHPVLFGRNYWPELALMTGDEGARSVLQRHRQQLRLVEVDDAGVLRDVDTPAALG
- the hchA gene encoding glyoxalase III HchA, translating into MTNSSDDKRPTPDPAEDNAFFPSPYSLSQFTSPKSDLSGADYPDAYKGGRWKILLIGADERYLLTDNGTLFSTGNHPVETLLPMYHLDKAGFAFDVATLSGNPVKFEYWAMPREDQQVLGLFERYKPAFKQPRKLAEVIDSALGDDSDYIGVFIPGGHGALIGLPESEEVAQVLKWAADHDKFVITLCHGPAALLAGGKLFDGYKICAFPDELDAKTPDIGYMPGHLTWKFGERLQAQGVEIVNDGISGAVHQDRRLLTGDSPLAGNALGKLAAAALLKATNGG